From one Lotus japonicus ecotype B-129 chromosome 3, LjGifu_v1.2 genomic stretch:
- the LOC130744226 gene encoding uncharacterized protein LOC130744226 yields the protein MAEAMANLTNVVARQAANAAAQVTATAQRIIVEEERLARQQRQDEAQAQIRGLIDFGRLDPPQFFGGADPEKADLWIQEIEEIFRVSRTPTETRVDCATYLLMGEAEYWWRGTRMMMESNCVPVTWDAFCVVFMDRYFPISAREEKEAQFLKLFQGNMVVAEYAAKLESLAKHRFLANRVDEAYLCAKFTNGLRREIKESVQTLGIRKFQPLVEKCREIEAIKNKRKDKWYRGRPMRSGSQGQGGRDKGKRQQREPYHRQQEDEKSQGGYKPMPTALGRQGSQAQNRGVQCFRCAEFGHFAAACKEDGPLCYNCHKPGHLSRDSRAPKVELAVCVTRGTHPTVEERVHLMAGTKATDAEEET from the coding sequence ATGGCGGAGGCCATGGCGAACTTGACGAATGTGGTAGCGCGACAAGCTGCTAATGCTGCTGCACAGGTTACCGCAACTGCTCAACGGATTATCGTCGAGGAAGAGCGTCTGGCACGCCAGCAGCGACAGGATGAGGCACAAGCTCAGATTAGGGGACTCATTGATTTTGGTCGCCTTGACCCGCCTCAGTTCTTTGGAGGAGCCGACCCGGAGAAGGCGGACTTGTGGATTCAAGAGATCGAGGAGATCTTCAGGGTGTCGAGGACCCCTACCGAGACAAGGGTGGATTGTGCAACTTATCTGCTGATGGGAGAAGCTGAATATTGGTGGAGAGGAACACGCATGATGATGGAATCCAACTGTGTGCCTGTGACGTGGGATGCTTTCTGCGTTGTCTTTATGGACAGGTACTTTCCGATTAGCGCAAGGGAAGAAAAGGAAGCACAATTCTTGAAGTTGTTTCAGGGGAATATGGTGGTGGCAGAGTATGCCgctaagctggaatctttggcgaagcaccGTTTCCTTGCCAACCGTGTTGATGAGGCGTACCTATGCGCTAAGTTTACGAATGGGCTTCGACGTGAGATCAAAGAGTCCGTGCAAACTTTGGGGATACGTAAATTCCAACCGCTGGTGGAGAAGTGCAGGGAGATAGAAGCAATAAAGAACAAGAGGAAGGATAAGTGGTATCGAGGGAGACCGATGAGGTCCGGAAGCCAAGGCCAAGGAGGGCGAGACAAGGGGAAACGACAACAGAGGGAGCCTTACCATCGTCAACAAGAAGATGAGAAGTCTCAGGGAGGGTACAAACCCATGCCTACAGCCCTAGGAAGACAAGGGAGCCAAGCCCAAAACCGTGGTGTTCAGTGCTTCAGATGTGCagagtttgggcattttgccgCTGCTTGCAAGGAGGATGGACCGTTATGCTACAATTGTCACAAGCCGGGACATCTTTCCAGAGACTCTAGGGCACCAAAAGTGGAGCTAGCTGTGTGCGTTACACGAGGGACTCACCCGACTGTCGAAGAACGAGTGCACTTAATGGCGGGGACTAAGGCTACTGATGCTGAGGAGGAGACTTGA